In Streptosporangiales bacterium, a genomic segment contains:
- a CDS encoding transketolase, translated as MSSALEAPYRTMLKPYGRALVEVAKERDEIVCLSGDLTRQCEVDLFQDELPDRFVQAGMAEANMMGVAAALARSGHLPFVHTFGVFATRRAYDQVANAIAYPRLPVRIVGFMPGVSSPGGPSHQAIDDVALMRALPGMTVIDVADAVETRQVVRAVVDLPGPAYIRLKRGEIPVIFGDDHRLRLDRAQVLTEGTDVALFASGMLLASALAAERLLRAHEVSVSVVNVPVTKPLDVATVRGVAAEAQVVVTAENHSVIGGLGSAVAEACAEAGIGRPLHRIGLQDVFAEGAQTAAYLFERYGLTTQHLVTTVWQALRRADPVPRAATMTSEPGEYAPV; from the coding sequence ATGAGCAGCGCACTCGAGGCTCCGTACCGCACCATGCTCAAACCGTATGGCCGGGCACTGGTCGAGGTCGCGAAGGAGCGCGACGAGATCGTCTGCCTGAGTGGTGACCTCACCCGCCAGTGCGAGGTCGATCTCTTCCAGGACGAGCTGCCCGACCGGTTCGTGCAGGCCGGCATGGCGGAGGCGAACATGATGGGCGTCGCCGCCGCGTTGGCTCGCTCGGGACACCTGCCCTTCGTGCACACCTTCGGCGTCTTCGCGACCCGTCGGGCGTACGACCAGGTCGCCAACGCGATCGCGTACCCACGCCTGCCGGTGCGGATCGTCGGGTTCATGCCGGGTGTCTCGAGTCCCGGCGGGCCGAGCCACCAGGCCATCGACGACGTCGCGCTGATGCGTGCGTTACCGGGCATGACCGTCATCGACGTCGCCGACGCCGTCGAGACACGGCAGGTCGTCCGCGCCGTCGTCGACCTCCCGGGTCCGGCCTACATCAGGCTCAAGCGCGGCGAGATCCCCGTCATCTTCGGCGACGACCATCGCCTCCGCCTCGATCGCGCACAGGTTCTCACCGAGGGTACGGACGTCGCGCTGTTCGCCAGCGGGATGTTGCTCGCCTCCGCACTCGCCGCGGAACGGCTGTTGCGCGCGCACGAGGTCTCGGTGTCCGTCGTCAACGTGCCGGTGACGAAGCCCCTGGACGTCGCGACCGTGCGAGGCGTCGCGGCCGAGGCACAGGTGGTGGTGACCGCCGAGAACCATTCGGTCATCGGCGGCCTCGGCTCCGCGGTGGCCGAGGCCTGTGCAGAGGCGGGGATCGGACGTCCGCTGCACCGGATCGGACTCCAGGACGTGTTCGCGGAGGGGGCACAGACGGCTGCGTACCTGTTCGAGAGGTACGGGCTGACGACACAGCATCTGGTGACGACGGTGTGGCAGGCCTTGCGCCGCGCGGATCCGGTACCGCGAGCCGCGACGATGACAAGCGAACCGGGCGAGTACGCACCGGTCTGA
- a CDS encoding M24 family metallopeptidase, with amino-acid sequence MATDWEQRVDFTRLRTERFAKVRDALERSELGALILFDMNNIRYATATHIGNWARDKLFRCALVVRGHDPILWDIGSAARTHQTFAPWNDRENWRAGISSWRGAIPEDVGVERGNAKRIADILREHGVAGEPIGVDVVEIPVLKALEREGLHIEDGHGLMQDVRAIKTADEIALLDHSAALVDGAYDELYRYLRAGVRENDCVALVNHYLYENGSEEVEAVNSISGERCSPHPHVFSDRMLRPGDTAYFDIIHSFNGYRTCYYRTLNVGSANRQQRDAYGRAREFMDNAIAEIRPGATSADVVRHFPAAQEFGFATEEEAFGLQYCHGLGLSNWERPLMSRYHSFEHPVRLEEGMVFAIETYWPTPDGSAAARIEEEVVVTRHGCDLLTRFPADQLYVAGTRMYTGADLPSPNGQGSR; translated from the coding sequence ATGGCGACCGACTGGGAGCAACGGGTCGACTTCACCCGGTTGCGCACCGAGCGTTTCGCGAAGGTTCGTGACGCGCTCGAACGTTCCGAGCTCGGCGCGTTGATCCTCTTCGACATGAACAACATCCGCTACGCCACCGCGACGCACATCGGAAACTGGGCGCGGGACAAGCTCTTCCGATGCGCCCTGGTGGTTCGCGGTCACGATCCGATCCTGTGGGACATCGGCTCGGCGGCCCGCACGCATCAGACCTTCGCGCCGTGGAACGACCGAGAGAACTGGCGGGCCGGCATATCGAGCTGGCGCGGCGCCATTCCCGAGGACGTCGGTGTCGAGCGGGGCAATGCGAAGCGGATCGCCGACATCCTGCGCGAGCACGGGGTGGCGGGCGAGCCGATCGGCGTCGACGTCGTGGAGATACCCGTGCTCAAGGCACTCGAGCGCGAGGGCCTGCACATCGAGGACGGCCACGGCCTCATGCAGGATGTCCGGGCGATCAAGACCGCTGACGAGATCGCCCTGCTCGACCACTCCGCCGCGTTGGTGGACGGCGCGTACGACGAGCTCTACCGGTACCTGCGCGCGGGCGTGCGGGAGAACGACTGCGTGGCCCTGGTCAACCACTACCTCTACGAGAACGGCTCCGAGGAGGTCGAGGCCGTCAACTCCATCTCGGGAGAACGCTGCAGCCCGCACCCGCATGTCTTCTCGGACCGGATGCTCCGACCAGGCGACACCGCGTACTTCGACATCATCCACTCCTTCAACGGCTACCGCACGTGCTACTACCGCACCTTGAACGTGGGCAGCGCCAACCGTCAGCAACGCGACGCCTACGGCCGGGCGCGGGAGTTCATGGACAACGCGATCGCGGAGATCCGGCCGGGCGCGACGTCCGCCGACGTCGTGCGGCACTTCCCCGCGGCGCAGGAGTTCGGCTTCGCGACCGAGGAGGAGGCGTTCGGCCTGCAGTACTGCCACGGCCTCGGCCTGTCCAACTGGGAGCGGCCGTTGATGAGCCGGTACCACTCCTTCGAGCACCCGGTGCGGCTCGAGGAAGGCATGGTGTTCGCGATCGAGACCTACTGGCCGACGCCGGACGGATCGGCGGCCGCCCGGATCGAGGAAGAGGTCGTCGTCACCCGACACGGCTGCGACCTGCTCACCCGCTTCCCGGCCGACCAGCTCTACGTGGCGGGCACGCGCATGTACACAGGAGCAGACCTACCCTCCCCGAACGGTCAGGGCTCCCGTTGA
- a CDS encoding cytosine permease has product MNGSERADGAAQRRSPRATEIEQHGIDTIPDEHRTARPFDLFRIQFGGANTFATIILGTFPVLLGLSWWQAVAATVVGVVAGAVILMPMGLFGPATGTNNAVSSGAHLGVRGRVVGSFLSLLTALAFYSISVWVSGDALVGAAARLFDVPDSDLTRGLAYAVLGALVIVVVVYGYQFMLLVNKVVVIGNTVLMLVGIVAYASRFDAGYDPGPQAYALGEFWPTFVLSALIVMGNPVSFGAFLGDWTRYIPAATRPSRLLAATFLAQLATLVPFFFGVATATLVAGEEDYVFALIQISPLWYALLLMVVAFLGGMSTGVTSLYGTGLDFSSVFPRFTRVQASLLIGALAFLFILIGRLVFNLIDSVNAFVGAIVICTTPWMIIMTLGYIVRRGYYSPADVQVFNEGRIGGRYWFRAGVNWRGIAAWVPAAVGGLLFANYPPLIEGPLRNVAGGVDISLFVTIGLAAVVYLALLGLVPEPRYVFGPAGPRGTRVVDADIPPVVDDPRASAHRLRHRQAAAARATSRRP; this is encoded by the coding sequence ATGAACGGGTCGGAGCGGGCCGACGGCGCGGCGCAGCGACGCTCACCGAGGGCCACCGAGATCGAGCAGCACGGCATCGACACCATCCCCGACGAGCACCGCACCGCACGACCGTTCGACCTGTTCCGCATCCAGTTCGGCGGCGCGAACACCTTCGCTACCATCATCCTCGGGACGTTCCCCGTACTGCTCGGCCTGTCGTGGTGGCAGGCCGTAGCGGCGACGGTCGTCGGTGTCGTCGCGGGCGCCGTGATCCTCATGCCGATGGGGCTGTTCGGGCCGGCGACCGGCACGAACAACGCGGTCTCCTCCGGCGCCCATCTCGGCGTCCGCGGTCGGGTGGTGGGCTCGTTCCTCTCGCTGCTCACCGCGCTCGCGTTCTACTCGATCTCGGTGTGGGTCAGCGGCGACGCACTCGTCGGCGCGGCAGCCCGACTCTTCGACGTGCCCGACTCCGACCTGACCCGTGGACTCGCCTACGCGGTGCTCGGCGCACTCGTGATCGTCGTGGTGGTCTACGGCTACCAGTTCATGCTGCTGGTCAACAAGGTCGTCGTCATCGGCAACACCGTGCTGATGCTGGTCGGCATCGTGGCGTACGCGTCGCGCTTCGACGCCGGCTACGATCCTGGTCCGCAGGCGTACGCACTCGGCGAGTTCTGGCCGACCTTCGTGCTCTCGGCGCTCATCGTGATGGGCAACCCGGTGTCCTTCGGTGCATTCCTCGGCGACTGGACCCGGTACATCCCCGCCGCGACCAGGCCCTCCCGCCTGCTCGCAGCGACCTTCCTCGCGCAGCTCGCAACGCTCGTGCCGTTCTTCTTCGGCGTCGCGACCGCCACCCTCGTCGCGGGGGAGGAGGACTACGTATTCGCTCTGATCCAGATCTCGCCGTTGTGGTACGCGCTGCTGCTCATGGTCGTGGCATTCCTCGGTGGGATGTCCACCGGCGTGACGTCGCTCTACGGCACCGGTCTCGACTTCTCGTCGGTGTTCCCCCGCTTCACCCGGGTGCAGGCGTCGCTGCTCATCGGTGCGCTCGCCTTCCTCTTCATCCTCATCGGCCGGCTGGTCTTCAACCTGATCGACAGTGTCAACGCGTTCGTCGGCGCGATCGTCATCTGCACCACCCCCTGGATGATCATCATGACGCTCGGGTACATCGTGCGCCGCGGCTACTACTCACCGGCCGACGTGCAGGTGTTCAACGAGGGGCGGATCGGCGGCCGGTACTGGTTCCGTGCCGGCGTCAACTGGCGGGGAATCGCGGCGTGGGTGCCGGCGGCCGTCGGCGGGTTGCTGTTCGCGAACTATCCGCCGCTGATCGAGGGTCCGTTGCGCAACGTCGCGGGTGGCGTCGACATCAGCCTGTTCGTCACGATCGGGCTCGCCGCGGTGGTGTACCTCGCGCTCCTCGGTCTCGTACCCGAGCCGCGGTACGTGTTCGGCCCTGCGGGGCCACGCGGAACACGCGTCGTCGATGCGGACATCCCGCCGGTCGTGGACGACCCACGCGCCTCGGCCCACCGGCTGCGGCACCGACAGGCCGCCGCGGCGAGAGCGACGTCCCGTCGGCCGTAG
- a CDS encoding cyclase family protein, with translation MHVRRIVDLSVPVGQHTQVYPGDPVPRFTTHSTIAEHGFNLLRVEMGSQSGTHADAPYHFEADAPTIDRVPLERFVGTGVVADVRGVPARAPIGWDSLAPYAGSLGPDHILLLHTGWSAHFGSARYFDHPYLDADACRRVLELGVRTIGIDAINIDETPDADHPGCGYPVHHLLAAARGIIIENLRNLEAVDFPDPLVSALPVAFENADGAPVRAVAMQWGA, from the coding sequence ATGCACGTCCGCCGGATCGTCGACCTGTCCGTCCCCGTCGGGCAGCACACTCAGGTCTATCCGGGCGATCCCGTCCCTCGGTTCACGACCCACTCGACGATCGCCGAGCACGGCTTCAACCTCCTGCGCGTCGAGATGGGATCACAGTCCGGCACCCATGCCGACGCGCCCTACCACTTCGAGGCCGACGCACCGACGATCGACCGAGTGCCGCTCGAACGGTTCGTCGGCACCGGCGTCGTCGCCGACGTACGTGGGGTACCCGCTCGCGCGCCGATCGGCTGGGACTCCCTCGCCCCGTACGCCGGCTCCCTCGGGCCTGACCACATCCTGTTGCTGCACACGGGCTGGTCGGCGCACTTCGGTAGCGCGCGCTACTTCGACCATCCCTACCTCGATGCCGACGCCTGCCGTCGCGTCCTCGAGCTCGGCGTCCGCACGATCGGGATCGACGCCATCAACATCGACGAGACACCGGACGCCGACCACCCCGGCTGCGGATACCCCGTGCACCATCTGCTCGCAGCTGCCCGCGGCATCATCATCGAGAACCTGCGCAACCTCGAGGCCGTCGACTTTCCCGACCCGCTGGTGTCCGCACTGCCGGTGGCGTTCGAGAACGCCGACGGCGCACCTGTCCGCGCGGTCGCCATGCAGTGGGGGGCGTAG
- a CDS encoding cupin domain-containing protein produces MPRRSNGPPDVRIGGRLRAARRARGLTLEKVAGKTGVTKGFLSRLERDDVSPSVASLVAVCNVLGLRVGDLFEPAETSLVRAGEGPPINFGGRDVAEVLLTPGTQSQLRVIHSLIAPGGGSGDEEYSLDCDAEFVYVIAGELELVHDGQAARLSTGDAFTFPGRAPHTWHNPSPDETCSVLWVLSPAP; encoded by the coding sequence GTGCCGAGACGGTCGAACGGTCCGCCGGACGTGCGCATCGGTGGGCGGCTACGTGCGGCGCGGCGGGCCCGCGGGCTGACACTGGAGAAGGTCGCCGGCAAGACCGGAGTCACCAAGGGATTCCTCAGCCGGCTCGAGCGCGACGACGTCTCCCCGTCCGTCGCCTCGCTCGTCGCGGTCTGCAACGTGCTCGGGCTCCGCGTCGGTGACCTGTTCGAGCCCGCCGAGACGTCGCTGGTTCGGGCCGGCGAGGGACCGCCGATCAACTTCGGCGGTCGCGACGTCGCCGAGGTGCTCCTCACCCCCGGCACGCAGAGTCAGCTGCGCGTGATCCACTCGCTCATCGCACCCGGTGGCGGCAGCGGTGACGAGGAGTACTCCCTCGACTGCGACGCCGAGTTCGTCTATGTCATCGCGGGCGAGCTGGAACTCGTCCACGACGGACAGGCAGCCCGGCTGTCGACAGGCGATGCCTTCACCTTCCCCGGAAGAGCGCCGCACACCTGGCACAACCCGTCACCCGACGAGACCTGCAGCGTCCTCTGGGTTCTCTCACCCGCTCCATGA
- a CDS encoding transcriptional repressor, whose product MPTTAEFERRLRAAALRVTRPRLAVLSAVHDHPHADTDSIIGVVRTDLGEVSHQAVYDVLRALTAARLLRRIQPPGSVARYEARIGDNHHHVVCRSCGAIADVDCAVGAAPCLTASADHGFAIDEAEVVYRGLCPDCTPTSVPEHTP is encoded by the coding sequence GTGCCAACGACCGCGGAGTTCGAGCGCAGGCTGCGCGCGGCTGCTCTGCGCGTGACGCGTCCTCGGCTCGCGGTGCTGTCCGCGGTGCACGACCATCCGCACGCCGACACGGACTCGATCATCGGCGTCGTGCGCACCGATCTCGGCGAGGTGTCCCACCAGGCCGTCTACGACGTGCTGCGCGCGCTGACTGCCGCGCGGCTGCTGCGGCGCATCCAGCCGCCCGGCTCCGTGGCGCGCTACGAGGCGCGGATCGGGGACAACCACCACCACGTCGTGTGCCGGTCGTGCGGTGCCATCGCCGATGTCGACTGCGCCGTTGGCGCCGCACCCTGCTTGACCGCATCCGCCGACCACGGTTTCGCGATCGACGAGGCCGAGGTCGTCTACCGGGGCCTGTGCCCCGACTGCACACCCACATCAGTTCCCGAGCACACACCCTGA
- the katG gene encoding catalase/peroxidase HPI gives MSDSPDAVVGEMNEESAGGCPVAVGRFKHPTEGGSNREWWPNQLNLRILRKHPAVADPMDDDFDYAAEFQTVDLDALARDVDEVMTTSQDWWPADFGHYGPLFIRMAWHSAGTYRIEDGRGGAGAGMQRFAPLNSWPDNASLDKARRLLWPVKKKYGRKISWADLMVFAGNRALETMGFKTFGFAGGRADVWEPDEDVYWGPERTWLDDERYTGDRELENPLAAVQMGLIYVNPEGPNGNPDPLAAARDIRETFRRMAMNDEETIALIAGGHSFGKTHGAADPDQYVGPEPEGAPLQEQGLGWKNTFGSGKGRDAITSGLEVTWTATPTKWSNSFFGNLFGYEWELTSSPAGAHQWQPKGGAGAGTVPDPEDGSLSRPPTMLTTDLALRFDPIYEPISRRFFENPDAFADAFARAWFKLTHRDMGPIQRYLGPLVPQETLIWQDPVPAVDHELIGAAEIATLKEQLLTSGLSVSQLVSTAWASASTFRGSDKRGGANGARIRLEPQRGWEVNDPDALATALRTLEGIQEAFNSSQTGGTRVSLADVIVLGGCAAVEQAAKNAGHDIQVPFAPGRTDASQEQTDIESFVPLEPAADGFRNYLGKGNRLPAEYLLIDRANLLTLSALEMTVLVGGLRVLGANLKQSPLGVLTSTPESLTNDFFANLLDMGTEWKATSEDAETFEGHDRATSTVSWTGSRVDLLFGSNSELRAVAEVYASDDSREKFVRDFVAAWDKVMNLDRFDLA, from the coding sequence GTGTCTGACAGCCCGGACGCCGTTGTTGGCGAGATGAACGAGGAGAGCGCAGGCGGATGCCCGGTCGCCGTCGGGCGCTTCAAGCACCCGACCGAGGGTGGGAGCAACCGTGAGTGGTGGCCGAACCAGCTCAACCTGAGGATCCTCAGGAAGCACCCCGCCGTGGCCGACCCCATGGACGACGACTTCGACTACGCCGCGGAGTTCCAGACCGTGGATCTCGACGCACTGGCGAGGGACGTCGACGAGGTGATGACGACCTCGCAGGACTGGTGGCCCGCCGACTTCGGCCACTACGGGCCGCTCTTCATCCGGATGGCGTGGCACAGCGCCGGCACGTACCGCATCGAGGACGGTCGTGGCGGCGCCGGCGCCGGCATGCAGCGCTTCGCGCCGTTGAACAGCTGGCCCGACAACGCGAGCCTCGACAAGGCGCGCAGGCTGCTCTGGCCGGTGAAGAAGAAGTACGGCCGCAAGATCTCGTGGGCCGACCTCATGGTCTTCGCGGGCAACCGCGCCCTGGAGACGATGGGCTTCAAGACCTTCGGCTTCGCCGGCGGTCGGGCGGACGTCTGGGAGCCCGACGAGGACGTCTACTGGGGTCCCGAGCGCACCTGGCTCGACGACGAGCGCTACACCGGCGACCGCGAGCTCGAGAACCCCCTGGCCGCCGTCCAGATGGGCCTCATCTACGTCAACCCGGAGGGCCCGAACGGCAACCCTGACCCACTCGCCGCGGCGCGGGACATCCGCGAGACGTTCCGGCGCATGGCGATGAACGACGAGGAGACCATCGCGCTGATCGCGGGCGGCCACTCGTTCGGCAAGACCCACGGTGCGGCCGACCCGGATCAGTACGTCGGCCCCGAGCCCGAGGGCGCCCCGCTCCAGGAGCAGGGCCTGGGCTGGAAGAACACCTTCGGCAGTGGCAAGGGCCGGGACGCGATCACCAGTGGCCTCGAGGTCACCTGGACGGCCACGCCGACGAAGTGGAGCAACAGCTTCTTCGGGAACCTGTTCGGCTACGAGTGGGAGCTGACCAGCAGCCCTGCCGGCGCCCACCAGTGGCAGCCGAAGGGCGGCGCCGGAGCCGGCACCGTGCCAGACCCCGAGGACGGCTCGCTGTCGCGCCCCCCGACGATGCTCACGACCGACCTCGCGCTGCGGTTCGACCCGATCTACGAGCCGATCTCGCGGCGCTTCTTCGAGAACCCCGACGCGTTCGCCGACGCGTTCGCCCGGGCGTGGTTCAAGCTCACCCACCGCGACATGGGCCCGATCCAGCGCTACCTCGGGCCGCTGGTCCCGCAGGAGACGCTGATCTGGCAGGATCCCGTCCCCGCTGTGGACCACGAGCTGATCGGGGCGGCGGAGATCGCCACCCTCAAGGAGCAGCTCCTCACCTCGGGGCTGTCCGTCTCCCAGCTCGTCTCGACCGCCTGGGCGTCCGCCTCGACGTTCCGTGGGAGCGACAAGCGCGGCGGGGCGAACGGGGCCCGCATCCGCCTCGAGCCCCAGCGGGGCTGGGAGGTCAACGACCCCGACGCGCTGGCGACAGCGCTGCGCACGCTGGAGGGGATCCAGGAGGCGTTCAACAGCTCCCAGACCGGCGGCACGCGGGTCTCGCTCGCCGACGTCATCGTGCTCGGTGGGTGCGCCGCCGTCGAGCAGGCCGCCAAGAACGCCGGCCACGATATCCAGGTGCCCTTCGCCCCGGGACGCACGGACGCGTCGCAGGAGCAGACCGACATCGAGTCCTTCGTCCCGCTCGAGCCGGCTGCGGACGGGTTCCGCAACTACCTCGGGAAGGGAAACCGGCTGCCGGCCGAGTACCTCCTGATCGACCGCGCGAACCTGCTGACCCTGAGCGCGCTCGAGATGACCGTCCTCGTGGGTGGCCTGCGTGTACTGGGCGCGAACCTCAAGCAGTCCCCGCTTGGCGTCCTCACCTCGACGCCCGAGTCGCTGACCAACGACTTCTTCGCGAACCTGCTCGACATGGGCACGGAGTGGAAGGCGACGTCCGAGGACGCGGAGACCTTCGAGGGCCACGACCGCGCCACGAGCACGGTCTCGTGGACCGGCAGCCGCGTCGACCTTCTCTTCGGCTCGAACTCCGAGCTACGCGCCGTCGCCGAGGTCTACGCGAGCGACGACTCACGGGAGAAGTTCGTGCGCGACTTCGTGGCCGCGTGGGACAAGGTCATGAACCTCGACCGGTTCGACCTCGCCTGA
- a CDS encoding DUF2510 domain-containing protein, giving the protein MSEHPAGWYPDPIRRHQHRYWDGRSWTEHVGSNGATSTDPMPPQPPATAHAAQGDPARSAVVEDDRLQEAQIQGILAEAGVQPVGAGGGTLFDEPVLIVYQWVTDLAEGFRYSILSPAGTVVGRCHEMLVDKLDPAEASFGELMNDANTDRIALVDPSGAPWARLAHKKVWKSKVTMTDAAGREIGVLQQENVLGKVRLGLEAGGQDLGEIISDNTQLLGFTITDVTKNPIGRVIKLGRYAQPGVLGPRKVVGCYVLRLESRPAQPMHSLVVAAPLAIDLAFSVTQAGQRSLGRTITGH; this is encoded by the coding sequence ATGTCCGAGCACCCAGCTGGCTGGTATCCCGACCCGATCCGACGTCACCAGCACCGCTACTGGGACGGTCGGAGCTGGACCGAGCACGTCGGCAGCAACGGTGCCACCTCGACCGATCCGATGCCTCCCCAGCCGCCGGCCACGGCCCATGCCGCGCAGGGAGATCCTGCCCGGTCCGCGGTCGTCGAGGACGATCGCCTTCAGGAGGCGCAGATCCAGGGAATCCTCGCCGAAGCGGGGGTCCAGCCGGTCGGTGCCGGTGGCGGGACGCTGTTCGACGAGCCGGTGCTGATCGTCTACCAGTGGGTCACGGATCTTGCCGAGGGGTTCCGATACAGCATCCTCAGCCCGGCCGGAACGGTCGTCGGGCGGTGCCACGAGATGCTCGTCGACAAGCTGGACCCGGCCGAGGCATCCTTCGGCGAGCTGATGAACGATGCCAACACCGACCGGATCGCGCTCGTCGATCCGTCCGGGGCGCCCTGGGCACGGCTGGCGCACAAGAAGGTGTGGAAGAGCAAGGTCACGATGACCGACGCCGCCGGCCGGGAGATCGGGGTTCTCCAGCAGGAGAACGTGCTTGGCAAGGTCAGACTCGGGCTCGAGGCAGGCGGTCAGGATCTCGGGGAGATCATCTCCGACAACACCCAGCTACTCGGGTTCACGATCACCGACGTCACCAAGAACCCGATCGGCCGCGTGATCAAGCTCGGCCGGTACGCCCAGCCGGGGGTCCTGGGGCCGCGCAAGGTGGTGGGCTGCTACGTCCTCCGGCTGGAGAGCCGCCCGGCCCAGCCGATGCACTCCCTGGTGGTCGCTGCACCCTTGGCGATCGACCTCGCCTTCAGCGTCACCCAGGCAGGTCAACGGTCGCTCGGTCGTACGATCACCGGACACTAG
- a CDS encoding aldehyde dehydrogenase family protein → MLDLSHDPRTGDAVDGPPHSGADEVASLVRAAASAFAQVSMATPARRRGWLEAVADAVEAHADELVAVADEETALGTPRLLNELGRTVSNMRYYAAVGESGGWMHACIETVAGPPPLDLRRADLPVGPVAVFGASNFPFMFGVLGHDSCSAVAAGCPVVVKAHPAHPRLSLRLAEVARSAFASAGAPDGVFALVVGFDAGSALVDAPDIAAVAFTGSQAGGMALVERARLRPVPIPVYAEMGTVNPVVVTPAAGGRIDEIARDFVASFTLGAGQFCTKPGLMLAPAGCGAVEAIAAHTTRAPGVWLLSDGITRAYRDGVAALRAAGGRVAAEGETLDDGYAARPTLLQVTPAELIAGSRLLEECFGPVALLAEYTGTDDALAVLRRMQPSLAGSVYGAGDDDSDTPALVTQLAGQVGRVVIDGPPTGVACIDAMHHGGPWPSTSVPSATSVGARALNRFTRPVAFQNVPQAALPPALRDDNPWHLPR, encoded by the coding sequence ATGCTCGACCTGAGCCACGACCCGCGGACCGGCGACGCCGTCGACGGTCCGCCGCACTCCGGTGCAGACGAGGTGGCGAGCCTCGTACGCGCGGCGGCGTCCGCGTTCGCGCAGGTGAGCATGGCGACGCCGGCGCGACGTCGCGGCTGGCTGGAGGCGGTGGCCGACGCCGTCGAGGCGCATGCGGACGAGCTCGTGGCAGTGGCCGACGAGGAGACGGCGCTCGGCACGCCGCGGCTCCTCAACGAGCTCGGACGCACTGTGTCGAACATGCGCTACTACGCCGCGGTAGGGGAGAGCGGTGGGTGGATGCATGCGTGCATCGAGACGGTCGCCGGACCTCCACCACTCGACCTGCGCCGTGCCGACCTGCCGGTCGGGCCCGTCGCGGTGTTCGGCGCGAGCAACTTCCCGTTCATGTTCGGTGTGCTCGGCCACGACTCGTGCTCGGCCGTCGCTGCCGGCTGTCCCGTCGTCGTCAAGGCGCATCCCGCCCATCCGCGGCTCAGCCTGCGGCTGGCCGAGGTCGCGCGGAGCGCGTTCGCGTCCGCCGGTGCTCCCGATGGGGTGTTCGCCCTCGTCGTCGGGTTCGATGCCGGCAGCGCGCTCGTCGACGCACCCGACATCGCGGCCGTGGCGTTCACCGGCTCGCAGGCCGGCGGCATGGCGCTCGTCGAGCGAGCCCGGCTGCGTCCGGTCCCGATTCCCGTCTACGCGGAGATGGGCACCGTCAACCCGGTGGTCGTCACCCCGGCGGCGGGCGGGCGGATCGACGAGATCGCCCGGGACTTCGTCGCGTCGTTCACCCTGGGCGCCGGGCAGTTCTGCACCAAGCCCGGCCTGATGCTCGCGCCGGCCGGATGCGGCGCGGTCGAGGCGATCGCCGCGCACACCACCCGCGCTCCCGGCGTGTGGCTCCTGTCGGACGGAATCACGCGGGCCTATCGCGACGGTGTCGCCGCCCTGCGCGCCGCGGGCGGACGCGTGGCAGCGGAGGGCGAGACCCTCGACGACGGGTACGCCGCCCGGCCGACGCTGCTCCAGGTGACGCCGGCGGAGCTGATCGCGGGCTCCCGTCTCCTCGAGGAGTGCTTCGGTCCCGTCGCCCTGCTGGCGGAGTACACCGGCACGGACGACGCGCTGGCCGTCCTGCGGCGCATGCAACCGTCGCTGGCCGGCTCGGTGTACGGCGCGGGCGACGACGACTCCGACACGCCTGCGCTGGTGACACAGCTCGCGGGCCAGGTGGGCCGGGTCGTCATCGACGGCCCGCCGACGGGGGTCGCGTGCATCGACGCGATGCACCACGGCGGACCGTGGCCGTCGACGAGCGTCCCGAGTGCGACGAGCGTGGGGGCGCGTGCCCTGAATCGCTTCACCCGGCCGGTCGCATTCCAGAACGTCCCCCAGGCCGCCCTGCCGCCGGCTCTGCGCGACGACAACCCCTGGCACCTTCCACGCTAG
- a CDS encoding ferredoxin produces the protein MMYVVAQPCVDLLDRACIDECPVDCIYEGGRMLYIQPDECIDCGACEPVCPVEAIYYEDDVPDQWSTYTRINAEFFAGIGTPGGSAKIGRIDEDHALVRALPQLTGSD, from the coding sequence ATGATGTACGTCGTCGCACAGCCGTGCGTGGACCTGCTCGACAGGGCATGCATCGACGAGTGTCCCGTCGACTGCATCTACGAGGGCGGCCGAATGCTCTACATCCAGCCGGATGAGTGCATCGACTGCGGGGCATGCGAGCCCGTGTGCCCCGTCGAGGCGATCTACTACGAGGATGACGTCCCCGACCAGTGGAGTACGTACACGCGGATCAACGCCGAGTTCTTCGCCGGGATCGGGACGCCTGGCGGTTCGGCGAAGATCGGTAGGATCGACGAGGATCACGCCCTCGTCAGGGCGTTGCCTCAACTCACGGGCTCCGACTGA